One genomic segment of Bacteroides caccae includes these proteins:
- a CDS encoding KilA-N domain-containing protein yields MKTNQIMIRPMGDFKVIQRTKDAFFNATNLLKQWNQLKGMKKEVNDYFGLASTKEFIYTIMERENYDRGNYPYHKSRANKGDNAGTWMHPLLFIDFAMWINPSFKYDVLKFVYDEMIKFRNLAGDAYPSMCKAVSSILPDDLFKQKVKDLAKSLNIIVYGKHESEMRNKIGDEAKIRELYELELQIAQWIDLGFIKDYNSLKSTLTKLYYRKYPNVLPI; encoded by the coding sequence ATGAAAACGAACCAAATTATGATTCGCCCAATGGGTGATTTTAAAGTAATTCAGAGAACTAAAGATGCGTTTTTCAATGCTACAAATTTATTGAAACAGTGGAATCAATTGAAAGGTATGAAGAAGGAAGTTAATGACTACTTCGGCTTAGCTTCCACTAAAGAGTTCATTTACACTATAATGGAAAGAGAAAATTATGATAGGGGTAATTACCCCTATCATAAATCAAGGGCAAATAAGGGGGATAATGCGGGTACCTGGATGCATCCACTACTTTTTATTGATTTTGCAATGTGGATAAATCCGTCTTTTAAATATGATGTTCTCAAATTTGTCTATGATGAAATGATAAAATTCCGCAATCTTGCTGGTGATGCATACCCATCCATGTGTAAAGCGGTCAGTTCTATTTTGCCAGATGACCTATTCAAACAAAAAGTCAAGGACTTGGCCAAGTCTCTAAACATCATAGTCTACGGTAAGCATGAATCAGAAATGCGTAATAAAATTGGCGATGAAGCTAAAATTCGTGAATTGTATGAGTTGGAATTACAGATAGCCCAATGGATAGATTTAGGTTTTATCAAAGACTATAATAGCCTTAAATCCACATTGACTAAATTGTATTACCGGAAATATCCTAATGTTCTTCCCATCTAA